From Phragmites australis chromosome 5, lpPhrAust1.1, whole genome shotgun sequence, a single genomic window includes:
- the LOC133919165 gene encoding uncharacterized protein LOC133919165 isoform X2 has translation MLALFNETRSKMLDDKRGHDPSLGNVNGVNMNPNNSLKLSPTVSCRKACKDKSSDINLNLSLKAGWELDVDNVQVGAVHNSLSQLEQTTGDKCFMTISGNSNFEKPELKDPSTERLFQRLCKPVVDLSTPEFVKNRSIDSYDNAPIKKPKIMPKLRNIHSKLKFVDLNSPFCDSLIKECPDSYKKGITEVKQDDYFVENLSPNHAVKCSQRIEQKGNGDVEVLGEIRFHENTKALDSKSENIYNKSSISQQYILKCVNKLAPQSVGVKDTHTGFSNAGPPSDILANVFVNTDSKFVVTIKERRNYAAVCSLATSTIWYNHYAIDIGGCHVKYEFLGNSMMPGGKVGSFVINALCRKFFLDERPTKSRKHYFFSSVGAVLLSDTTDYSYVNKCFDGAARVVALHKADMLIFPICHGDHWFLFVVDLKFNWFLFLDSLYSKDDDYQIFVRRKLIISFKHVWNKFVQTPVPVHLDTFRIGYPTVPKQNNTFDCGVFVMKFMELWRPKALLRSEFSQDDIPNIRIQLVNDLVFSEHNIVDNSVVRDFYEEGDYLRVGHEGRS, from the exons atgttgGCATTGTTCAATGAAACGAGATCAAAGATGCTTGATGACAAACGAGGACATGATCCTTCTTTAG GCAATGTCAATGGTGTGAATATGAATCCAAATAATAGTTTGAAGCTTTCTCCAACAGTTTCATGTAGAAAAGCTTGTAAAGACAAATCCTCTGATATTAATCTTAATTTGTCCCTCAAGGCTGGTTGGGAGCTGGATGTAGATAATGTTCAG GTTGGTGCTGTCCACAACTCTTTATCTCAATTAGAGCAAACTACTGGTGATAAATGTTTCATGACCATAAGTGGCAATAGTAATTTTGAGAAACCTGAATTGAAG gaTCCTAGTACTGAGAGGCTATTTCAAAGATTATGCAAGCCAG ttGTTGATCTGAGCACACCAGAATTTGTTAAAAATAGAAGCATCGATTCTTATG ataatgctCCAATTAAAAAGCCCAAGATTATGCCAAAGCTTAGAAATATTCATAGCAAACTAAAGTTTGTTGATCTCAATAGTCCATTCTGCGATTCTCTTATCAAAGAATGTCCTGATTCATACAAGAAAGGTATCACCGAAGTAAAACAAGACGATTATTTTGTGGAAAATCTCTCTCCTAATCATGCTGTGAAGTGTTCTCAGCGCATTGAACAGAAG GGCAATGGTGATGTTGAGGTTCTTGGTGAGATTAGATTTCATGAAAATACAAAGGCACTAGATTCAAAATCtgaaaatatctacaacaaGTCGTCTATATCTCAGCAATATATTTTGAAGTGTGTCAATAAGCTCGCCCCACAATCTGTTGGTGTCAAGGACACCCACACTGGCTTTAGCAATGCAGGCCCCCCTTCTGATATTTTAGCCAATGTTTTTGTGAATACTGATTCTAAATTTGTTGTCACTATTAAAGAGAGAAGAAACTATGCTGCCGTTTGTAGTCTTGCAACTAGCACAATATGGTACAA TCATTATGCTATTGACATTGGCGGTTGCCATGTGAAATATGAATTTCTTGGGAATTCTATGATGCCAGGTGGGAAAGTGGGTAGTTTTGTTATAAATGCCCTTTGCCGCAAGTTTTTCTTAGATGAGAGGCCTACAAAATCAAGGAAACATTACTTTTTCTCCAGTGTTGGT GCTGTTCTACTGAGTGATACCACTGATTACTCATATGTGAACAAATGTTTTGATGGAGCTGCAAGGGTTGTTGCGTTGCATAAGGCTGATATG CTAATTTTCCCTATATGCCATGGTGATCACTggtttctttttgttgttgatcTGAAGTTCAATTGgtttctctttcttgattctttgtattccaaggatgatgatTATCAAATATTTGTCAGAAGGAAGCTG ATTATTTCTTTCAAGCATGTGTGGAATAAGTTTGTCCAAACACCAGTTCCAGTACATTTGGACACTTTTCGGATTGGATATCCTACTGTTCCGAAGCAGAATAATAC atttgaTTGTGGAGTTTTTGTCATGAAGTTTATGGAACTTTGGAGACCTAAGGCTCTTCTTCGCTCTGAATTTTCTCAAGATGATATACCCAATATCAGGATTCAACTTGTCAACGACCTAGTTTTCAGTGAGCACAATATTGTTGATAATAGTGTTGTGAGGGACTTCTATGAAGAG gGAGATTATCTCCGAGTTGGACATGAGGGTAGAAGCTGA
- the LOC133919165 gene encoding uncharacterized protein LOC133919165 isoform X1, with product MLALFNETRSKMLDDKRGHDPSLGNVNGVNMNPNNSLKLSPTVSCRKACKDKSSDINLNLSLKAGWELDVDNVQVGAVHNSLSQLEQTTGDKCFMTISGNSNFEKPELKDPSTERLFQRLCKPVVDLSTPEFVKNRSIDSYDNAPIKKPKIMPKLRNIHSKLKFVDLNSPFCDSLIKECPDSYKKGITEVKQDDYFVENLSPNHAVKCSQRIEQKSPVEVVILPDSEDDQKENDTTNCNVLAHMTDPLKSKTKPSHGNGDVEVLGEIRFHENTKALDSKSENIYNKSSISQQYILKCVNKLAPQSVGVKDTHTGFSNAGPPSDILANVFVNTDSKFVVTIKERRNYAAVCSLATSTIWYNHYAIDIGGCHVKYEFLGNSMMPGGKVGSFVINALCRKFFLDERPTKSRKHYFFSSVGAVLLSDTTDYSYVNKCFDGAARVVALHKADMLIFPICHGDHWFLFVVDLKFNWFLFLDSLYSKDDDYQIFVRRKLIISFKHVWNKFVQTPVPVHLDTFRIGYPTVPKQNNTFDCGVFVMKFMELWRPKALLRSEFSQDDIPNIRIQLVNDLVFSEHNIVDNSVVRDFYEEGDYLRVGHEGRS from the exons atgttgGCATTGTTCAATGAAACGAGATCAAAGATGCTTGATGACAAACGAGGACATGATCCTTCTTTAG GCAATGTCAATGGTGTGAATATGAATCCAAATAATAGTTTGAAGCTTTCTCCAACAGTTTCATGTAGAAAAGCTTGTAAAGACAAATCCTCTGATATTAATCTTAATTTGTCCCTCAAGGCTGGTTGGGAGCTGGATGTAGATAATGTTCAG GTTGGTGCTGTCCACAACTCTTTATCTCAATTAGAGCAAACTACTGGTGATAAATGTTTCATGACCATAAGTGGCAATAGTAATTTTGAGAAACCTGAATTGAAG gaTCCTAGTACTGAGAGGCTATTTCAAAGATTATGCAAGCCAG ttGTTGATCTGAGCACACCAGAATTTGTTAAAAATAGAAGCATCGATTCTTATG ataatgctCCAATTAAAAAGCCCAAGATTATGCCAAAGCTTAGAAATATTCATAGCAAACTAAAGTTTGTTGATCTCAATAGTCCATTCTGCGATTCTCTTATCAAAGAATGTCCTGATTCATACAAGAAAGGTATCACCGAAGTAAAACAAGACGATTATTTTGTGGAAAATCTCTCTCCTAATCATGCTGTGAAGTGTTCTCAGCGCATTGAACAGAAG TCTCCTGTTGAAGTTGTTATTTTACCGGATTCTGAAGATgaccaaaaggaaaatgacaCTACTAATTGTAATGTGCTTGCTCACATGACTGATCCTTTgaaatcaaaaaccaaacctTCTCAT GGCAATGGTGATGTTGAGGTTCTTGGTGAGATTAGATTTCATGAAAATACAAAGGCACTAGATTCAAAATCtgaaaatatctacaacaaGTCGTCTATATCTCAGCAATATATTTTGAAGTGTGTCAATAAGCTCGCCCCACAATCTGTTGGTGTCAAGGACACCCACACTGGCTTTAGCAATGCAGGCCCCCCTTCTGATATTTTAGCCAATGTTTTTGTGAATACTGATTCTAAATTTGTTGTCACTATTAAAGAGAGAAGAAACTATGCTGCCGTTTGTAGTCTTGCAACTAGCACAATATGGTACAA TCATTATGCTATTGACATTGGCGGTTGCCATGTGAAATATGAATTTCTTGGGAATTCTATGATGCCAGGTGGGAAAGTGGGTAGTTTTGTTATAAATGCCCTTTGCCGCAAGTTTTTCTTAGATGAGAGGCCTACAAAATCAAGGAAACATTACTTTTTCTCCAGTGTTGGT GCTGTTCTACTGAGTGATACCACTGATTACTCATATGTGAACAAATGTTTTGATGGAGCTGCAAGGGTTGTTGCGTTGCATAAGGCTGATATG CTAATTTTCCCTATATGCCATGGTGATCACTggtttctttttgttgttgatcTGAAGTTCAATTGgtttctctttcttgattctttgtattccaaggatgatgatTATCAAATATTTGTCAGAAGGAAGCTG ATTATTTCTTTCAAGCATGTGTGGAATAAGTTTGTCCAAACACCAGTTCCAGTACATTTGGACACTTTTCGGATTGGATATCCTACTGTTCCGAAGCAGAATAATAC atttgaTTGTGGAGTTTTTGTCATGAAGTTTATGGAACTTTGGAGACCTAAGGCTCTTCTTCGCTCTGAATTTTCTCAAGATGATATACCCAATATCAGGATTCAACTTGTCAACGACCTAGTTTTCAGTGAGCACAATATTGTTGATAATAGTGTTGTGAGGGACTTCTATGAAGAG gGAGATTATCTCCGAGTTGGACATGAGGGTAGAAGCTGA
- the LOC133919165 gene encoding uncharacterized protein LOC133919165 isoform X3, with amino-acid sequence MLALFNETRSKMLDDKRGHDPSLGNVNGVNMNPNNSLKLSPTVSCRKACKDKSSDINLNLSLKAGWELDVDNVQVGAVHNSLSQLEQTTGDKCFMTISGNSNFEKPELKDPSTERLFQRLCKPVVDLSTPEFVKNRSIDSYDNAPIKKPKIMPKLRNIHSKLKFVDLNSPFCDSLIKECPDSYKKGITEVKQDDYFVENLSPNHAVKCSQRIEQKSPVEVVILPDSEDDQKENDTTNCNVLAHMTDPLKSKTKPSHGNGDVEVLGEIRFHENTKALDSKSENIYNKSSISQQYILKCVNKLAPQSVGVKDTHTGFSNAGPPSDILANVFVNTDSKFVVTIKERRNYAAVCSLATSTIWYNHYAIDIGGCHVKYEFLGNSMMPGGKVGSFVINALCRKFFLDERPTKSRKHYFFSSVGAVLLSDTTDYSYVNKCFDGAARVVALHKADMLIFPICHGDHWFLFVVDLKFNWFLFLDSLYSKDDDYQIFVRRKLI; translated from the exons atgttgGCATTGTTCAATGAAACGAGATCAAAGATGCTTGATGACAAACGAGGACATGATCCTTCTTTAG GCAATGTCAATGGTGTGAATATGAATCCAAATAATAGTTTGAAGCTTTCTCCAACAGTTTCATGTAGAAAAGCTTGTAAAGACAAATCCTCTGATATTAATCTTAATTTGTCCCTCAAGGCTGGTTGGGAGCTGGATGTAGATAATGTTCAG GTTGGTGCTGTCCACAACTCTTTATCTCAATTAGAGCAAACTACTGGTGATAAATGTTTCATGACCATAAGTGGCAATAGTAATTTTGAGAAACCTGAATTGAAG gaTCCTAGTACTGAGAGGCTATTTCAAAGATTATGCAAGCCAG ttGTTGATCTGAGCACACCAGAATTTGTTAAAAATAGAAGCATCGATTCTTATG ataatgctCCAATTAAAAAGCCCAAGATTATGCCAAAGCTTAGAAATATTCATAGCAAACTAAAGTTTGTTGATCTCAATAGTCCATTCTGCGATTCTCTTATCAAAGAATGTCCTGATTCATACAAGAAAGGTATCACCGAAGTAAAACAAGACGATTATTTTGTGGAAAATCTCTCTCCTAATCATGCTGTGAAGTGTTCTCAGCGCATTGAACAGAAG TCTCCTGTTGAAGTTGTTATTTTACCGGATTCTGAAGATgaccaaaaggaaaatgacaCTACTAATTGTAATGTGCTTGCTCACATGACTGATCCTTTgaaatcaaaaaccaaacctTCTCAT GGCAATGGTGATGTTGAGGTTCTTGGTGAGATTAGATTTCATGAAAATACAAAGGCACTAGATTCAAAATCtgaaaatatctacaacaaGTCGTCTATATCTCAGCAATATATTTTGAAGTGTGTCAATAAGCTCGCCCCACAATCTGTTGGTGTCAAGGACACCCACACTGGCTTTAGCAATGCAGGCCCCCCTTCTGATATTTTAGCCAATGTTTTTGTGAATACTGATTCTAAATTTGTTGTCACTATTAAAGAGAGAAGAAACTATGCTGCCGTTTGTAGTCTTGCAACTAGCACAATATGGTACAA TCATTATGCTATTGACATTGGCGGTTGCCATGTGAAATATGAATTTCTTGGGAATTCTATGATGCCAGGTGGGAAAGTGGGTAGTTTTGTTATAAATGCCCTTTGCCGCAAGTTTTTCTTAGATGAGAGGCCTACAAAATCAAGGAAACATTACTTTTTCTCCAGTGTTGGT GCTGTTCTACTGAGTGATACCACTGATTACTCATATGTGAACAAATGTTTTGATGGAGCTGCAAGGGTTGTTGCGTTGCATAAGGCTGATATG CTAATTTTCCCTATATGCCATGGTGATCACTggtttctttttgttgttgatcTGAAGTTCAATTGgtttctctttcttgattctttgtattccaaggatgatgatTATCAAATATTTGTCAGAAGGAAGCTG atttga
- the LOC133917942 gene encoding uncharacterized protein LOC133917942 — MGIGDRNELILDEYGYDGDHLKSSDGLNQNNPSEDAVLDDAIFELYKKDKIQKLKRKLDASVLADLRNVKMGIGDRNELILDEYGYDGDHLKSSDGLNQNNPSEDAALDDAIFELYKKDKIQKLKRKLDASVLADLRNVKSKKIMHDKKSKPTSTRFSAMCDQKSFDITSISFDFMSKLESSSCSVLPSQCLFTYIHRLKMVYAIFL, encoded by the exons ATGGGTATCGGTGATAGAAATGAATTGATTCTTGATGAATATGGTTATGATGGTGACCATTTAAAATCATCTGATGGTCTGAATCAAAACAATCCTAGTGAGGATGCTGTGTTAGATGATGCTATTTTTGAGTTGTACAAGAAAGAT aaaatccaaAAGTTGAAGAGGAAGTTGGATGCTTCTGTTCTTGCTGATCTGAGAAATGTCAAg ATGGGTATCGGCGATAGAAATGAATTGATTCTTGATGAATATGGTTATGATGGGGACCATTTAAAATCATCTGACGGTCTGAATCAAAACAATCCTAGCGAGGACGCTGCGTTAGATGATGCTATTTTTGAGTTGTACAAGAAAGAT aaaattcaaAAGTTGAAGAGGAAATTGGATGCTTCTGTTCTTGCTGATCTGAGAAATGTCAAG aGTAAAAAGATTATGCATGACAAGAAATCAAAACCAACCTCCACACGCTTCTCCGCCATGTGTGATCAGAAAAGTTTTGACATAACTTCAATATCTTTTGATTTCATGTCTAAACTTGAGAGTTCCTCTTGTTCTGTTCTGCCATCTCAG TGCCTTTTTACCTACATTCACAGGCTAAAGATGGTCTACGCCATATTTTTATAG